Genomic window (Streptomyces sp. NBC_01431):
TGCGACCGCGTCGGCGCTTGAACAAGCCCATCCCCCGTCACCGCTCCCCTTCGCCTTGTTCCACCAGTGCCGCCACCCGCCGTACGTACGCCCGCCGGTCCGCATGCTCCAGATCGAGGATGGAGTCCATGCCCCAGTGGAAGTGGTAGGCCAGGTA
Coding sequences:
- a CDS encoding DUF6760 family protein encodes the protein MTYAADRIEEETAYLAYHFHWGMDSILDLEHADRRAYVRRVAALVEQGEGER